Proteins co-encoded in one Carboxydothermus pertinax genomic window:
- a CDS encoding DUF4367 domain-containing protein, translated as MKNFKVWLLPSIILILTFWGYFYALAENNNTVNVNLYTKNSNINSDNNELSLPYELKTPKYLPKGLVFKKKTVENVGVLKAVIQGWQDIKNERRFLVIIQSNDNGNTKPSEINDATKIKIAGTDAWLLYESEGEPVKIMFWKDSCYYLVGGLNISVEDLTKVAESLFK; from the coding sequence ATGAAAAATTTTAAAGTGTGGCTTTTACCAAGTATCATACTGATATTAACCTTTTGGGGTTATTTTTATGCTTTAGCTGAAAATAATAATACAGTTAATGTAAATTTATATACTAAAAATTCTAATATAAATTCTGATAATAATGAATTATCTTTACCGTACGAATTAAAAACACCTAAATATTTGCCCAAAGGACTTGTTTTTAAGAAAAAAACAGTTGAGAATGTTGGTGTTTTAAAGGCAGTAATACAAGGGTGGCAAGATATAAAAAACGAAAGGAGATTTTTGGTAATTATACAATCAAATGATAATGGAAATACAAAACCAAGTGAAATTAACGATGCGACAAAAATAAAGATTGCAGGCACTGATGCTTGGTTGCTTTATGAAAGTGAAGGAGAACCAGTAAAAATTATGTTCTGGAAAGATAGTTGTTATTATCTTGTAGGAGGATTAAATATATCTGTTGAAGACCTAACAAAAGTGGCAGAAAGTTTGTTTAAATGA
- a CDS encoding magnesium chelatase domain-containing protein encodes MLSKVHTIALNGINGEIVEVEVDINRGLPGMEVVGLPDTAVKEARERVKSAIKNSGFDFPIARITINLAPADLKKEGSHFDLPIALGILAASEQLNADLSHYIFLGELSLEGQVREVDGVLPSVLAVRGKIPKAVVPYNNRTEGALVSGVEVYGVKSLREIVAFLSGEEELKPEKPLDISEILRGKPDEELDFADVAGQAVAKRALEKLLRQQI; translated from the coding sequence ATGCTTTCCAAAGTACATACGATTGCCTTAAACGGCATTAACGGAGAAATAGTAGAGGTGGAGGTGGACATTAACCGCGGGCTTCCGGGGATGGAGGTAGTGGGCCTTCCAGATACGGCGGTAAAGGAAGCCCGGGAGCGGGTAAAATCGGCGATAAAAAATTCCGGGTTTGATTTTCCCATCGCCAGGATAACAATAAACCTTGCCCCGGCCGACCTTAAAAAAGAAGGTTCTCATTTTGATTTGCCGATAGCTCTTGGGATTTTGGCGGCGAGCGAACAGTTAAACGCTGACCTTTCACACTACATCTTTTTAGGGGAACTCTCGTTGGAAGGTCAGGTGCGGGAGGTAGATGGAGTCCTACCTTCGGTATTAGCGGTGCGGGGAAAAATTCCCAAAGCGGTGGTGCCGTATAACAACCGCACCGAAGGGGCACTGGTGTCCGGAGTCGAGGTTTACGGGGTAAAGAGCCTAAGAGAAATCGTAGCCTTTTTATCGGGAGAAGAAGAGCTTAAACCAGAAAAGCCTCTTGATATTTCCGAAATACTCCGCGGAAAACCCGATGAGGAGCTGGACTTTGCCGATGTGGCAGGACAGGCGGTAGCGAAAAGGGCTTTAGAGAAATTGCTGCGGCAGCAAATTTAA
- a CDS encoding ATP-binding protein, with protein sequence MAKRALEIAAAGNHNCLML encoded by the coding sequence GTGGCGAAAAGAGCTTTAGAAATTGCGGCGGCAGGCAACCACAATTGTCTAATGCTATGA